In a single window of the Nodularia spumigena CCY9414 genome:
- a CDS encoding DevA family ABC transporter ATP-binding protein, whose amino-acid sequence MRQEPVIAIKNLNHYYGKGALKKQILFDINLEVYPGEIVIMTGPSGSGKTTLLSLIGGLRSVQEGSLQFLGVEMFGASQNKLVQIRRNIGYIFQAHNLLGFLSATQNVQMAVELNEHITQNEAISKSQAMLGAVGLQDKVTYYPDSLSGGQKQRIAIARALVNSPPLVLADEPTAALDKQSGRDVVEIMQGLAKEQGTSILLVTHDNRILDIADRIVEMEDGLLTRDSSSTVIGEKP is encoded by the coding sequence ATGAGACAAGAACCTGTAATTGCCATAAAAAATCTCAACCACTACTATGGCAAAGGCGCACTAAAAAAACAGATTTTATTTGACATTAACCTAGAGGTTTATCCTGGGGAAATTGTGATTATGACTGGGCCTTCAGGTTCAGGTAAAACAACATTACTCAGCTTAATTGGTGGGTTGCGGTCTGTACAAGAGGGAAGTCTCCAATTTTTAGGTGTAGAAATGTTTGGCGCTAGTCAAAATAAACTAGTGCAAATTCGGCGTAATATTGGTTATATTTTTCAAGCTCACAATTTGTTGGGTTTCTTAAGTGCCACCCAAAATGTGCAGATGGCAGTAGAATTGAATGAGCATATCACCCAAAATGAAGCAATTTCTAAGTCACAAGCCATGTTGGGGGCGGTTGGTTTACAGGACAAAGTGACTTATTACCCAGACAGCCTTTCTGGGGGACAAAAACAAAGAATAGCGATCGCGCGCGCCCTAGTCAATAGTCCTCCACTGGTCTTAGCAGACGAACCAACGGCAGCTTTGGATAAACAATCAGGACGGGATGTTGTGGAAATCATGCAAGGTCTTGCGAAGGAACAAGGAACTTCGATCTTGCTAGTAACTCATGATAACCGCATCTTAGACATAGCTGATCGCATCGTTGAAATGGAAGATGGTCTTTTAACCCGTGATTCCTCTAGTACGGTGATCGGGGAAAAACCATAG
- the devC gene encoding ABC transporter permease DevC: MTRKIPLSWLQLTRDKSRLAVALAGIAFADILMFMQIGFRDALYYSNVRLHGSLKGDIVLINQQSNALLAMETFSQRRLYKALELQAVESVHPIYLDYTTWRNPVTGRPRSILIFGMNPESNLFDLPGVQENLDKLKLPDVVLFDRSSREEYGPIAAELEQGNTLTAEVQRRRVKVDGLFTLGASFGADGNLITSDVNFLRIFNNRQRGLIDIGLVRLKRGQNADVVAQQLRNYLPDEINVLTKSGFIEFERNYWASSTAIGFIFTLGTIMGFIVGTVIVYQILYTEVSDHLSEYATLKAIGYTQKYLLTVILQEALLLACLGYIPGWIVAMFLYSSARDATLLPVFMSYERAVTVLILTIIMCFVSGAIAVRKLRAADPADIF; encoded by the coding sequence ATGACTCGTAAAATCCCTCTGTCTTGGCTACAACTGACAAGAGACAAAAGTCGCCTAGCCGTGGCTTTGGCAGGAATTGCGTTTGCCGATATTCTGATGTTTATGCAAATTGGTTTTCGGGATGCCCTCTATTATAGTAATGTGCGGTTACATGGTAGCTTAAAGGGTGACATCGTTTTAATTAATCAACAATCTAATGCTTTATTAGCAATGGAAACCTTTTCTCAAAGAAGGTTGTATAAAGCTTTAGAATTACAAGCAGTAGAATCGGTACATCCCATATATTTGGATTATACAACGTGGCGAAATCCGGTTACTGGTCGCCCTCGCAGCATTCTGATATTTGGTATGAATCCAGAATCTAATTTATTTGATTTGCCTGGTGTTCAGGAAAATTTGGATAAGTTAAAATTGCCCGATGTGGTTTTATTTGACCGTTCTTCTAGAGAGGAATATGGTCCAATTGCGGCGGAATTGGAGCAAGGAAATACTTTAACGGCAGAGGTACAAAGAAGACGAGTTAAGGTAGATGGACTATTTACTTTAGGTGCATCTTTTGGCGCAGATGGGAATTTAATTACCAGTGATGTTAATTTCTTGAGGATATTTAATAACCGTCAGCGAGGATTAATTGATATTGGTTTAGTTAGATTAAAGCGAGGACAAAATGCTGATGTTGTCGCCCAACAATTGCGGAATTATTTGCCTGATGAAATCAATGTTTTAACGAAATCAGGGTTTATTGAGTTTGAGCGCAATTACTGGGCAAGTAGTACGGCTATCGGATTTATCTTCACTTTAGGTACAATTATGGGGTTTATTGTCGGTACTGTCATTGTTTATCAAATTCTGTATACGGAAGTCTCGGATCACTTGTCTGAGTATGCGACATTGAAGGCCATAGGTTATACACAAAAATACTTGTTAACTGTCATCCTTCAAGAAGCATTACTGTTAGCTTGTTTAGGATATATTCCTGGATGGATTGTGGCGATGTTTTTGTATTCCAGTGCTAGAGATGCTACACTACTGCCAGTGTTTATGAGTTATGAACGAGCCGTAACTGTGTTAATTTTAACGATAATTATGTGTTTTGTTTCCGGTGCGATCGCTGTACGTAAATTACGTGCTGCTGATCCAGCAGATATCTTCTAA
- a CDS encoding HlyD family efflux transporter periplasmic adaptor subunit: protein MSRVTEKPRSKELLLDPEQPKIWWGIAVALPIVIAAGLLTTAKVEQLKKIGMPVPVKPLTNSISAVGRLEPKGEVLKLSAPAAGLQSSSRVQKIFVSEGERVKKGQMVAILDNHDTQLAIVEEAKARLQEARANLAQVKLGSPRDIEAQTAVIARLQAQLNGERDAQQATIARIAAQLSGEKLALQATVNRLEAELRGQKDSLKATIARIQAEQRNAQVDAGRYDMLYREGAISQQERDRRRLSAVTFNQQVIESQATLQQVQATLRQQLAEARANQVKTLATLQQQLVEARVNRDKTMMTLQSQINEEQARLSRIKEFRPTDIQRGEAQVSNAIANVKRAEAELKLSYVQAPIAGEILAVHTQSGEAISTNGIAEIGETNQMTVIAEVPEDTIAQVRIGQTATITSENGAFIGELNGTVTEIGRKIGKKDVLSTDPVADVDARVVEVKIALLPEDSQRVSGFTNAKVLTQINKESNSD from the coding sequence ATGTCAAGGGTGACTGAGAAGCCACGCTCAAAAGAGCTGCTACTTGATCCGGAACAACCTAAGATTTGGTGGGGTATCGCTGTAGCCCTACCAATTGTGATCGCTGCTGGGCTACTAACTACAGCTAAAGTTGAGCAGCTAAAAAAAATAGGTATGCCTGTACCTGTAAAACCACTGACTAACAGTATTAGCGCTGTGGGGCGTTTGGAACCAAAAGGAGAAGTCTTGAAACTTTCGGCTCCCGCAGCTGGATTGCAATCTTCATCACGAGTGCAAAAAATTTTCGTGAGTGAAGGTGAGCGAGTCAAAAAAGGTCAAATGGTGGCGATTTTAGACAACCATGATACCCAACTAGCAATTGTAGAAGAAGCAAAAGCCAGACTGCAAGAAGCACGAGCTAATTTAGCTCAAGTGAAACTTGGCTCGCCCAGAGATATTGAAGCGCAAACAGCAGTTATTGCTCGCTTACAAGCCCAGTTAAACGGAGAAAGGGATGCTCAACAAGCGACAATTGCTCGGATAGCTGCTCAGTTGAGTGGAGAAAAACTGGCTTTACAAGCAACTGTTAATCGCCTAGAAGCTGAACTCAGAGGGCAAAAAGATAGTTTAAAAGCAACTATTGCCCGCATCCAAGCCGAACAGCGCAATGCTCAAGTTGATGCGGGACGGTATGATATGTTGTACCGAGAAGGTGCTATTTCCCAACAAGAACGGGATAGAAGGAGACTCAGTGCGGTAACTTTTAATCAGCAAGTTATTGAAAGCCAAGCTACTCTGCAACAGGTGCAGGCGACTCTACGACAACAACTAGCTGAGGCGAGAGCCAACCAGGTAAAAACTCTCGCAACTTTGCAACAACAGCTTGTGGAAGCCAGAGTTAACCGTGATAAAACTATGATGACTTTGCAAAGTCAAATTAACGAAGAACAAGCCAGACTGAGCAGAATTAAAGAATTTCGTCCTACTGATATACAGAGGGGAGAAGCTCAAGTTAGTAATGCGATCGCTAATGTTAAAAGGGCAGAAGCAGAACTAAAATTAAGTTACGTTCAAGCGCCCATTGCTGGAGAAATTTTAGCAGTTCACACCCAATCAGGAGAAGCTATCAGCACAAATGGCATTGCTGAAATTGGAGAAACCAATCAAATGACCGTCATTGCTGAAGTACCTGAAGACACTATTGCTCAAGTGCGTATAGGTCAAACTGCTACTATCACCAGCGAAAATGGCGCATTTATCGGGGAATTAAACGGAACTGTCACTGAAATCGGCAGAAAGATTGGCAAAAAAGATGTCTTGAGTACAGATCCAGTCGCAGATGTAGACGCTAGAGTTGTGGAAGTTAAAATTGCCTTACTTCCAGAAGATAGTCAGCGAGTTTCTGGTTTCACTAATGCTAAGGTACTTACCCAAATTAATAAAGAATCAAATTCTGATTGA
- a CDS encoding phycocyanobilin:ferredoxin oxidoreductase, giving the protein MSITPTTSLREQQHPLIHQLADCIEAVWHNHLELSPYHLPAELGYVEGRLEGEKLIIENRCYQTPQFRKMHLELAKVGNMLDILHCVMFPRPEYDLPMFGCDLVGGRGQISAAIADLSPVDLERTLPESYNTKLTALTELKFSQPRDLPEWGHIFSEFCIFVRPGSPEEETMFLSRVKEMLDIHCTQAIASSPVSPEKSLQILAGQRNYCTKQQQNDKTRRVLEKAFGHDWAENYMTTVLFDLPN; this is encoded by the coding sequence ATGTCAATTACTCCTACCACCTCGCTGCGAGAACAACAACATCCGTTAATTCATCAACTAGCTGATTGCATTGAAGCAGTTTGGCACAACCACTTAGAACTATCACCTTACCACTTACCTGCTGAATTGGGGTATGTAGAAGGTAGACTAGAAGGCGAAAAACTAATTATAGAAAATCGCTGCTATCAAACACCCCAATTCCGCAAAATGCACTTAGAACTAGCAAAAGTGGGAAATATGCTAGATATTTTGCATTGTGTAATGTTTCCGCGCCCAGAGTATGACTTACCGATGTTTGGTTGTGACTTAGTTGGGGGTAGAGGTCAAATTAGTGCTGCGATCGCAGACCTATCTCCTGTAGACTTAGAGCGTACCTTACCAGAATCATATAATACCAAACTCACAGCACTCACAGAGCTTAAGTTTTCCCAACCCCGTGACTTACCCGAATGGGGTCATATATTCTCAGAATTTTGTATCTTTGTGCGTCCTGGTTCCCCAGAAGAAGAGACAATGTTTCTTTCCCGTGTCAAAGAAATGTTAGATATTCATTGTACTCAAGCGATCGCCTCAAGTCCAGTTTCCCCAGAAAAATCGCTGCAAATTCTCGCTGGACAACGCAACTACTGCACCAAACAGCAACAAAACGACAAAACCCGCCGAGTCCTAGAAAAAGCCTTTGGTCATGACTGGGCAGAAAATTACATGACCACAGTATTATTTGATCTACCCAATTAA
- a CDS encoding helix-turn-helix domain-containing protein, whose translation MFNLTYEFKLKPTQQQIAMFEEWLETHRRVYNYALAERKDWYKSRSCQVNACSLKSEYIIPADAPRPTFANQCKSLTSARKESKS comes from the coding sequence GTGTTTAACCTGACTTACGAATTTAAATTAAAACCAACCCAGCAACAAATCGCAATGTTTGAAGAATGGTTGGAAACCCATAGACGGGTGTATAACTATGCTTTGGCAGAACGCAAAGATTGGTATAAATCTCGTAGTTGTCAAGTCAACGCTTGCTCACTCAAGTCTGAGTACATCATTCCTGCTGATGCACCACGACCAACTTTTGCTAATCAGTGCAAGTCTTTGACCTCTGCACGTAAAGAGAGCAAGTCCTAA
- a CDS encoding Maf family protein has product MKTPQFVLASASPARLRLLQTVGITPIVKPSDFDESQIQLSEPAQLVQILAQRKAETVVSQFESALIMGCDSVLVVNGEIYGKPADATEAIARWHLMQGKFGDLYTGHVLIDLCQNRTLVKCQVTRVYFAKMSDRTIQAYVATGEPLKCAGAFALEGFGSLFVEKIAGCHSNVIGLSLPLLRQMLEDLEYDVTDFWK; this is encoded by the coding sequence ATGAAAACACCTCAATTTGTACTTGCTTCAGCTTCCCCAGCGCGCCTACGCTTGCTGCAAACTGTTGGTATTACACCGATAGTTAAGCCTAGTGATTTTGATGAGTCGCAAATTCAACTGAGTGAACCTGCACAGTTAGTACAAATTCTGGCGCAACGCAAGGCGGAAACTGTGGTTTCGCAGTTTGAATCAGCTTTGATTATGGGTTGTGATTCGGTGTTGGTGGTGAATGGTGAGATTTATGGTAAGCCAGCTGATGCTACGGAAGCGATCGCTCGTTGGCATTTAATGCAAGGTAAGTTTGGCGACTTGTATACTGGTCATGTGTTGATTGATCTTTGCCAAAACCGCACTTTAGTTAAGTGTCAGGTAACAAGGGTATATTTTGCCAAAATGAGCGATCGCACTATTCAAGCCTATGTGGCGACAGGCGAACCCCTCAAGTGTGCTGGTGCTTTCGCCCTTGAGGGTTTTGGTAGTTTATTTGTGGAAAAAATCGCAGGTTGTCACAGCAACGTCATTGGACTGAGTTTACCACTGCTGCGACAAATGCTAGAAGATTTGGAATACGATGTTACCGATTTCTGGAAATAG
- the psbP gene encoding photosystem II reaction center PsbP has protein sequence MWKRIVFILLLVLSLSFSNPGVAAAAGFKSFVDSYDGYEFLYPNGWLQVKVANGPDVVFHDLIEISENVSVVISPVPDDKSLAELGTPTEVGYKLAKAALAPPDSGRSAELVNAFERESNGKTYYILEFEVKLPNLEDRHNVTSVAVSRGKLFTFNASIPERRWQRVQGLMEDVVNSFSVY, from the coding sequence ATGTGGAAAAGAATTGTATTTATTTTGCTATTGGTGTTAAGCCTCAGCTTCAGTAATCCTGGTGTAGCTGCTGCGGCTGGATTCAAAAGCTTTGTAGACTCTTATGATGGCTATGAGTTTTTATACCCGAACGGCTGGTTACAAGTTAAAGTTGCCAATGGCCCTGATGTAGTGTTCCATGATTTGATTGAAATATCTGAAAATGTCTCTGTAGTTATTAGCCCCGTACCGGATGACAAAAGTTTGGCAGAACTGGGAACACCCACAGAAGTAGGATACAAATTAGCAAAAGCGGCTTTGGCTCCTCCTGATTCTGGTCGTTCTGCGGAATTGGTGAATGCTTTTGAGCGAGAATCCAATGGGAAAACATACTATATTTTAGAGTTTGAAGTGAAATTGCCTAATCTGGAAGACCGACATAATGTCACGAGTGTGGCTGTCAGCCGTGGTAAGTTGTTTACTTTCAACGCTTCCATTCCCGAAAGACGTTGGCAGAGAGTTCAAGGCTTGATGGAAGATGTGGTAAATTCTTTCTCGGTGTATTAA
- a CDS encoding J domain-containing protein has product MDLGDCYRLLGLRSGASFADIKSSYRRLALQYHPDINPSDIKAKDKFIALTEAYKLLLTVVPSEEIAQQSSNSFTSRRDDTKFTRSEKAPTVTVTVEKPPTPKPPNIVEIERRLKWKTYEQLQRFLKERKFPQAIALAEALAARLPTDREVSQWQAVAYQIWGRALISENQLLKARIYLKKALKTDPNNKALWLEVQRDFQKLEQLY; this is encoded by the coding sequence ATGGATCTTGGAGATTGCTACCGTTTATTAGGTTTAAGGTCAGGAGCCTCTTTTGCTGACATCAAATCGTCTTACCGACGATTGGCGCTGCAATATCATCCCGATATTAACCCAAGTGACATTAAAGCTAAAGATAAGTTTATTGCCTTGACAGAGGCTTACAAACTCCTTTTAACGGTAGTACCTTCCGAGGAGATCGCCCAACAGTCAAGTAATTCCTTTACTTCTAGGCGTGATGACACCAAGTTCACACGTTCAGAAAAAGCACCAACAGTCACCGTTACAGTTGAAAAACCGCCAACACCAAAACCGCCTAACATTGTAGAAATAGAACGGCGGCTCAAGTGGAAGACATATGAGCAACTGCAACGGTTTTTAAAAGAAAGAAAATTTCCCCAAGCGATCGCCCTGGCGGAAGCTTTAGCAGCACGTTTACCCACAGACAGAGAAGTTAGCCAATGGCAAGCCGTAGCTTATCAAATCTGGGGAAGAGCTTTAATTTCCGAAAATCAACTGTTGAAAGCCAGAATTTATCTCAAAAAAGCCCTCAAAACAGACCCTAATAATAAAGCTTTGTGGCTAGAAGTCCAGCGAGACTTCCAGAAATTAGAGCAGCTTTATTGA
- a CDS encoding MoaD/ThiS family protein, whose translation MSQSTITVTVKLFAAYQEAYGVSELILELPHNTPVKAVCDRLIAEHPQLSQWRDITRFGINLIFVEPDSLLQDGDEVVLIPPVSGG comes from the coding sequence ATGTCCCAGTCTACAATTACGGTAACCGTCAAGTTGTTCGCTGCTTATCAAGAAGCCTATGGGGTGTCAGAACTCATACTGGAATTGCCTCATAATACACCAGTAAAGGCAGTGTGCGATCGCCTGATTGCGGAACACCCACAACTCAGCCAATGGCGTGATATTACCCGTTTTGGCATTAATTTAATATTTGTCGAACCAGATAGCCTACTGCAAGATGGTGATGAAGTTGTGCTAATTCCCCCTGTCAGTGGAGGCTAA
- a CDS encoding DUF2267 domain-containing protein: MEYEKFVDAAGKLPFIPDRETADAAVKAVLGILASKLEDEQAHQLSDSLPEPLNYERLHSHQIRKLPISADEYIAVICEQFKLDDIQASELIQETLRVTKEAVKDKINEFTSRLPADWSALIEAA, from the coding sequence ATGGAGTACGAAAAATTTGTGGATGCGGCTGGTAAGTTACCTTTTATCCCAGATAGAGAGACAGCTGACGCTGCTGTGAAAGCAGTTCTGGGCATTTTAGCCAGTAAACTAGAGGATGAACAAGCTCACCAGCTCAGTGACAGTCTGCCTGAACCTCTAAACTATGAAAGACTGCATTCTCACCAAATCAGAAAGTTACCTATTTCTGCTGACGAGTATATTGCTGTGATTTGCGAACAATTCAAATTGGATGATATTCAAGCTAGTGAGCTAATCCAGGAAACGCTGCGAGTTACCAAAGAAGCAGTCAAAGACAAGATTAATGAATTTACATCCCGTCTTCCTGCTGACTGGAGTGCTTTAATTGAGGCGGCTTAG
- a CDS encoding DUF2267 domain-containing protein, which yields MTMTGLDIFDTTIQTTIPWVNDLCNKLGWESKHQVFQALRATLHALRDRLTVPEAAHLGAQLPILLGGFYYENWRPGATPTKERNKEAFLQHIRDYFRNTDPEVDAERVVRAVFQLLAERITRGEIEDVINMLPPALRELWPEEVRA from the coding sequence ATGACAATGACAGGACTGGATATTTTTGATACCACAATTCAAACGACAATTCCTTGGGTAAATGACTTGTGTAATAAGCTCGGCTGGGAAAGTAAACACCAAGTCTTTCAGGCGTTGCGTGCTACATTACACGCTTTGCGCGATCGCCTGACTGTACCAGAAGCGGCACATTTAGGAGCGCAGTTACCCATTCTCTTAGGGGGATTTTATTACGAAAACTGGCGACCTGGAGCAACTCCCACCAAAGAAAGGAATAAAGAAGCATTTTTACAGCATATCCGTGATTATTTCCGCAACACAGACCCCGAAGTTGATGCGGAACGTGTAGTGCGTGCGGTATTCCAGCTACTGGCTGAACGCATTACCAGAGGTGAAATTGAAGACGTTATCAATATGTTACCGCCGGCTTTGCGAGAACTCTGGCCTGAAGAAGTCAGAGCTTAA
- the thrC gene encoding threonine synthase produces MTQAITKDTQSTTSTLKALKCKECGTEYELKASHVCELCFGPLEVKYDFSELRLTITREKIAAGPNSIWRYRPFLPVATNNVIDVGTGMTPLVRSHRLARRLGLNQLYIKNDAVNMPTLSFKDRVVSVALSRARELGFTTVSCASTGNLANSTAAIAAHAGLDCCVFIPADLEAGKILGSLIYSPTLMAVKGNYDQVNRLCSEVANTHGWGFVNINLRPYYSEGSKTLGFEVAEQLGWELPDHVVAPLASGSLFTKIYKGFQEFVEVGLVEGKDIRFSGAQPEGCSPIAQAFKEGRDFIKPVKPNTIAKSLAIGNPADGVYALELARKTGGNIESVNDAEIIDGIKLLAETEGIFTETAGGTTIAVLKKLVEAGKIDPDETTVVYITGNGLKTQEAVQGYVGEPLTIDAKLDSFERALERSRTLDRLEWQQVLV; encoded by the coding sequence ATGACTCAGGCAATCACCAAAGATACCCAATCAACAACTTCGACTTTAAAAGCTTTAAAGTGTAAAGAATGTGGTACGGAATACGAACTTAAAGCCAGTCATGTCTGTGAGTTATGCTTTGGACCACTAGAAGTCAAGTATGATTTCAGTGAGTTACGTCTGACGATTACCCGTGAAAAAATTGCCGCCGGTCCCAATTCCATTTGGCGCTACCGTCCCTTTTTGCCAGTCGCAACTAATAATGTAATTGATGTGGGAACAGGTATGACTCCCCTGGTACGTTCCCATCGCCTGGCTCGTCGCCTGGGTTTAAATCAGCTTTATATTAAAAATGATGCAGTAAATATGCCCACCCTGAGCTTTAAAGATCGGGTGGTGTCAGTGGCTCTCAGCCGAGCGCGTGAATTAGGTTTTACCACCGTTTCTTGTGCTAGCACTGGTAACTTGGCTAATTCTACAGCTGCGATCGCCGCTCATGCCGGCTTAGATTGTTGTGTATTCATTCCCGCAGATTTAGAAGCCGGCAAAATCCTGGGTAGCTTAATCTACAGTCCCACGCTGATGGCAGTCAAGGGCAACTACGACCAGGTAAATCGTCTCTGCTCAGAAGTTGCCAATACACACGGTTGGGGTTTTGTCAATATTAATTTACGCCCTTATTATTCTGAAGGTTCTAAAACTTTAGGCTTTGAAGTTGCAGAACAACTCGGTTGGGAACTACCAGATCATGTAGTTGCTCCCCTGGCTTCTGGCTCCCTATTTACCAAAATTTATAAAGGTTTCCAAGAATTTGTCGAAGTCGGTTTAGTGGAAGGTAAAGATATCCGTTTCAGTGGCGCTCAACCCGAAGGTTGTTCACCCATCGCCCAAGCATTTAAAGAAGGACGCGACTTTATTAAACCAGTGAAACCGAATACAATTGCTAAATCATTGGCAATTGGCAATCCTGCCGACGGTGTTTATGCTCTTGAACTAGCTCGTAAAACTGGCGGTAATATTGAATCAGTTAATGATGCTGAAATTATTGACGGCATCAAGCTACTCGCAGAAACAGAAGGCATTTTCACAGAAACAGCAGGTGGTACAACTATTGCTGTACTGAAAAAATTAGTCGAAGCCGGCAAAATTGACCCAGATGAAACCACAGTAGTTTACATCACTGGTAATGGTTTGAAAACCCAAGAAGCAGTCCAAGGTTACGTCGGTGAACCTTTGACAATTGATGCTAAACTAGATAGCTTTGAACGTGCCTTAGAGCGCTCTCGTACACTTGACCGCTTGGAATGGCAACAAGTCCTCGTATAG
- a CDS encoding MoaD/ThiS family protein: MAVKVLVPTALQKYTNNQATLTCSGSKVSELFDSLEQNCPGIKARLCDEKGQARRFLNFYVNSEDIRFLDGIETPLKDGDEVSIVPAVAGG, from the coding sequence ATGGCTGTTAAAGTTTTAGTTCCCACGGCGCTGCAAAAATACACAAATAACCAAGCTACCCTGACCTGTAGTGGTAGTAAGGTTTCCGAACTGTTCGATTCTCTAGAGCAAAATTGCCCTGGTATTAAAGCCCGGTTATGTGACGAAAAAGGACAAGCCCGGCGCTTTTTAAATTTCTATGTTAATAGCGAAGATATCCGCTTTTTAGATGGGATAGAGACACCACTCAAAGATGGTGATGAAGTGAGTATTGTCCCGGCTGTAGCTGGTGGTTGA
- the tnpA gene encoding IS200/IS605 family transposase, with the protein MIQKYKSNNNITYSCKYHVVWCPKYRRKVLVQGVDVRLKAILQEVATEFKSELIEMEVMPDHVHILVEVDPQFGIAKLIRYMKGRSSRFLRQEFPWLKSRLPTLWTNSYFVSTVGGAPISVIKQYIENQKNV; encoded by the coding sequence ATGATCCAAAAATACAAATCAAACAACAATATTACCTACTCTTGTAAATACCATGTTGTCTGGTGTCCCAAATATCGGAGGAAAGTTTTAGTTCAAGGTGTAGATGTTCGCCTTAAAGCTATTTTGCAGGAAGTAGCTACAGAGTTCAAGAGCGAACTTATCGAGATGGAAGTAATGCCAGATCATGTACACATATTAGTCGAGGTAGATCCTCAATTTGGAATTGCAAAATTAATTCGATATATGAAAGGACGTTCATCTCGGTTTTTGAGACAAGAGTTTCCTTGGCTAAAAAGTCGGCTACCAACACTTTGGACAAATAGCTATTTTGTTTCAACTGTTGGGGGTGCGCCGATTTCAGTTATTAAGCAATACATCGAAAATCAAAAAAATGTCTAA
- a CDS encoding RNA-guided endonuclease InsQ/TnpB family protein, giving the protein MSNYGCQQVLISPDKELRAILEFVCEQSNKLANCGLYYSRQLFFKTGKIPSKAELHRLLKSNAHFQALYSHVAQQTLTTVFESFRSFIGLLKGVKGGTVEQRPKLPGYKKNALKLVTFPRADVKLKNGQLRFPLGTKVKAWFGIDAFYLPMPSNLKYSDLKEIRICPRNGCFYAEFIYSVEEIKVELDFEKVLGIDPGLNNWLTCVSNTATSFIVDGLHLKSLNQWYNKRVSVLKKNQPQGFWSKQLGGITEKRNRQVRDAVNKAARIVVNHCLEFQIGSIVFGWNKGHRQEINLGSKTNQKFVQIPTARLKDRIAQLCKQYGIKFIETEESYTSKASYVDGDFLPVFGSKPEGWKASGRRVSRGLYQASSGLKINADANGAANILRKVAVKLGFNLSGISSGELIAPLKIRL; this is encoded by the coding sequence ATGTCTAATTATGGTTGCCAACAAGTTTTAATCAGTCCAGACAAAGAATTGAGAGCCATCTTAGAGTTTGTTTGCGAACAGTCAAACAAACTTGCTAACTGTGGACTATATTATTCTCGCCAGTTATTCTTTAAAACTGGCAAGATACCGAGCAAAGCTGAGTTGCATCGGCTATTGAAATCTAACGCTCATTTTCAGGCTCTTTATTCCCACGTAGCACAGCAAACTTTAACAACTGTATTTGAGTCATTTCGGTCGTTTATTGGATTGCTCAAAGGCGTTAAAGGTGGAACTGTTGAGCAGCGTCCAAAATTACCAGGGTATAAGAAAAACGCTCTCAAGTTAGTTACTTTCCCTCGCGCAGATGTCAAATTGAAGAATGGGCAATTACGCTTTCCTCTAGGCACTAAAGTTAAAGCATGGTTCGGAATAGATGCCTTCTATTTACCGATGCCGTCAAACTTAAAATATTCTGATCTAAAAGAGATTCGGATTTGTCCTCGCAATGGATGTTTCTATGCTGAGTTTATTTATTCAGTTGAAGAAATAAAAGTAGAATTAGACTTTGAGAAAGTCCTAGGTATAGATCCAGGCTTAAACAATTGGCTAACTTGTGTAAGTAATACAGCCACTAGCTTTATTGTTGATGGATTGCACCTCAAAAGCTTAAATCAATGGTACAACAAACGGGTATCAGTCCTTAAAAAGAATCAACCCCAAGGATTCTGGAGTAAACAATTAGGTGGTATAACCGAGAAACGTAACAGACAAGTTAGAGATGCAGTAAATAAAGCAGCAAGAATTGTAGTCAACCATTGTTTAGAATTTCAGATTGGTAGTATTGTATTTGGTTGGAACAAAGGACACAGACAAGAGATAAATCTGGGTTCAAAAACTAATCAGAAATTTGTCCAAATACCTACTGCACGATTAAAAGACCGTATTGCCCAATTATGTAAGCAATATGGCATCAAGTTTATAGAAACGGAAGAATCTTACACTTCTAAAGCATCCTACGTTGATGGCGATTTTCTACCTGTATTTGGTTCCAAACCAGAAGGGTGGAAAGCGTCAGGAAGAAGAGTTAGTCGTGGTTTGTATCAGGCTTCTAGCGGACTAAAAATAAATGCAGATGCGAATGGGGCTGCCAATATTTTAAGAAAAGTAGCGGTAAAACTGGGATTTAATCTCAGTGGAATCAGTAGCGGCGAATTGATAGCGCCTTTGAAGATCCGTTTGTG